A part of Cotesia glomerata isolate CgM1 linkage group LG4, MPM_Cglom_v2.3, whole genome shotgun sequence genomic DNA contains:
- the LOC123262509 gene encoding uncharacterized protein LOC123262509, whose translation MLAHHLVIFVCIQLLLSSVSAISFTEIDNAGADCEDIYIKSSDKEQGEVDYFVCVFRKLKAFNSDNSLNVEVIKNVLTIIGQYSPPGFSKSRFEAVFNAIGSCSSTASNTVEESVKTYFQCVKKLT comes from the exons atgtTAGCTCATCACCTTGTAATATTTGTCTGCATTCAACTTCTGTTGTCCAGTGTCAGCGCA atatCTTTCACAGAGATCGATAACGCTGGAGCCGACTGTGAGGacatttatattaaatcatCTGATAAAGAACAAGGCGAGGTCGATTATTTTGTTTGTGTGTTTCGCAAATTGAAAGCG TTTAACAGCGATAATTCTTTGAACGtggaagtaattaaaaatgtactgACAATAATTGGGCAATATTCTCCGCCAGGATTCAGCAAAAGTCGTTTTGAAGCGGTATTTAACGCAATAGGAAGTTGTAGTTCGACAGCAA gTAACACTGTAGAGGAAAGTGTGAAGACATACTTTCAATGTGTAAAAAAGCTTACATGA